Genomic window (Candidatus Neomarinimicrobiota bacterium):
TGTCAGCTGGAAAGATTCGACTGCATATTTCCCCGAAAAGAGTGAGTTCACTACCACCGGAGTTATTTTTTCAGGGGGAGTACTCGGCACTGTTAAACTCCTTTTGGAACTGAAAAAGTCTTCTTTGCCCGATTTATCCGATAAGATTGGCTCGGAGATTCGCACCAATTCGGAAAGCCTCATCGGAATCACTAACCCAGACAAGGAAACTGACTTTTCGGAGGGAATTGCCATCGGTTCCATCTTCCACACTGATCAGTGGAGTCACCTTGAACCGGTGCGTTATTCCGCCGGTTCAGGCTTCTGGCGCCTGTTTATGGCGCCGCTGGTTCACGGGAAAAACGCTGGAATTAGAATCCTCCGTGCGCTGAAAAAGATAGGAAGCCATCCAATCAAATGGCTGCGGACCTTTTTTGTCCGGGACTGGGCGAAGCAGACACAAATTTTGCTGTTCATGCGGACGCTCAACAGTACGCTCCGGCTGAAAAAAGGCGCCTTCCGCATGAAGACTTCCCTGGAAGGAGAAAACAGCCCCACTGCGTTTATGCCGGAGGCCAGGGAAATAGCAGAGAACTATGCAGGCATCGTAAACGGAACCCCGACGGTGCTCGCGTCCGAGACGCTGTTCGGGATTCCTACAACAGCGCATATCCTCGGTGGCGCCACTATGGGAGCGGACGACTCCGAAGGTGTCATCGATCGGCACCACCGGGTCTTCAACTATCAGAACATGTACGTGTGCGACGGATCAGCCGTGTCCGCCAACCCCGGGGTGAATCCCTCATTAACCATTACTGCATTGGCTGAACGCGCCATGTCCGGTATTCCGGAGAAACCTGGAGCGAAAAGAGGAAAATAATCATGGATACGATTCGGAGACATTGATGAACGAGACAGCGTTCCAAAATACAACCGCCTGCTACAATCCGGCGTCCGGTGAGCTACTGGGCCATTCCCCGGTAACTGGTGCGGAAGAGCTCGAAAGCATCGTCGCCCAGGCGAGGATCGCACAGCAGGTCTGGGCCAAATTTCCTCTCAGCGAGCGGGTGAATTACGTCCTCAGGATTCGGGACTGGATTGTGGAACACGGAGATGAGATCGCGATGACGATCCACCGGGATAACGGGAAGTCCCCGGTGGATGCAATGGCGACCGAAGTGCTCTCTTCAGCCATTGCGGCCAATTATTACGCCAAAAATGCCAAAAAATTTCTGAAGCCGAAAAAACTCCGGCCGGGGAATATTATTTTATCCTATAAGCAGAGTACAATTTATAGGGAACCGTTTGGCGTTATCGGGATTATCTCTCCCTGGAATTATCCGTTTACTATTCCGTTTCACGAGGTCATTATCGGATTGTTATCGGGAAACGCAATCATTTTAAAGACCGCCAGAGAAACCCAGATGGTCGGCCGAAAATTAGAAGAATGCATCCAAGCAGCCGATCTGCCGGATGGTGTGTTCAACTATGTGAATATGGCGGGAAAAAATTTCGGCCAGCAAATTTTTTCGCTGGGAATCGATAAACTCTTTTTTACCGGTGGACAACGGGCTGGCGCACAACTCATGGCAGAGGCGGCAAAGACCGTGACTCCGGTCTCCCTGGAGCTCGGCAGCAACGATGCCATGATCATCTGTGAGGATGCCGACCTGGAACGGGCGGCCGGCGGCGCGGTCTGGGCAGGCATGCAGAATTCCGGGCAATCATGTGGGGGGATTGAGCGAATTTATGTCCACGAAAATGTATATGAACCGTTCCTTGAGTTGCTGAAGTCATACACCGAATCGTTAAAGTGCGGACTGGAATGTGGCAAGGGTATGGATTACGGAGTAATGACGACTACTGAGCAGGTTGACACGGTCAACAGGCATTTGGAAAATGCCCTTGAGCTCGGGGCGGAAATCTTTGTGGAAAGCCAAATTCCCGAGTCCGCAAATCTACAGAACTTCGTTCCCGCGCGGGTGCTTACCGGAGTGAATCATTCCATGGATGTGATGCGCGAGGAGACCTTCGGACCGGTGGTTGGCGTAATGTCCTACGGAACAGACCGGGAAGCTATCGCACTCGCCAACGATTCAATCCACGGGCTGACGAGTTCCGTCTGGTCAAAGGATCGGAAGCGCGCCGAAAAGATTGCCAGGCAGATCCAGTCCGGTACAGTACTGGTGAACGACCATCTGATGAGTCACGGGATGGCGGAAACACCGTGGGGTGGGTTCAAAAAGTCGGGGATCGGCCGGACTCACGGCGCGCTGGGATTCGAAGAGATGACGCAGCCGCAGGTGGTCGTCCGGGACCGGCTGTCATTTACCAGGCGTGCGCTCTGGTGGCATCCTTACAGTGAAAAATTGTACAATGGACTGTCGGCCATTCTGGAGTTACTCTATGGGAAGACTCTGCGGCGGCGATTGAAAGGATTTTGGTATTTTCTCACGATTATTCCAAGGCTATTTCGCAGTTGGAAAACGGGCGACTAGCCCTTACAACCGCCATCCGCCCTGCATTTGGTCGTATCGC
Coding sequences:
- a CDS encoding GMC family oxidoreductase — translated: MPDSATHDYDYIIIGSGFGGSVSALRLAEKGYRVLVLEKGQWKSPEDFPKRNWNLRKWLWLPMLKWFGIFRMTFYRHIGILSGVGVGGGSLVYANTLPMPKTEFFTAESWAHLGDWEQELAPHYKTAKRMLGVDRNPRLERGDEALHQLAESMGKADEFEPTEVAVFFGEPEETVPDPYFDGKGPERQGCRFCGGCMLGCRYNAKNTLDKNYLHLAQQAGAKIQAESEVFDVRPIAAADGSDGYSVSWKDSTAYFPEKSEFTTTGVIFSGGVLGTVKLLLELKKSSLPDLSDKIGSEIRTNSESLIGITNPDKETDFSEGIAIGSIFHTDQWSHLEPVRYSAGSGFWRLFMAPLVHGKNAGIRILRALKKIGSHPIKWLRTFFVRDWAKQTQILLFMRTLNSTLRLKKGAFRMKTSLEGENSPTAFMPEAREIAENYAGIVNGTPTVLASETLFGIPTTAHILGGATMGADDSEGVIDRHHRVFNYQNMYVCDGSAVSANPGVNPSLTITALAERAMSGIPEKPGAKRGK
- a CDS encoding aldehyde dehydrogenase family protein, yielding MNETAFQNTTACYNPASGELLGHSPVTGAEELESIVAQARIAQQVWAKFPLSERVNYVLRIRDWIVEHGDEIAMTIHRDNGKSPVDAMATEVLSSAIAANYYAKNAKKFLKPKKLRPGNIILSYKQSTIYREPFGVIGIISPWNYPFTIPFHEVIIGLLSGNAIILKTARETQMVGRKLEECIQAADLPDGVFNYVNMAGKNFGQQIFSLGIDKLFFTGGQRAGAQLMAEAAKTVTPVSLELGSNDAMIICEDADLERAAGGAVWAGMQNSGQSCGGIERIYVHENVYEPFLELLKSYTESLKCGLECGKGMDYGVMTTTEQVDTVNRHLENALELGAEIFVESQIPESANLQNFVPARVLTGVNHSMDVMREETFGPVVGVMSYGTDREAIALANDSIHGLTSSVWSKDRKRAEKIARQIQSGTVLVNDHLMSHGMAETPWGGFKKSGIGRTHGALGFEEMTQPQVVVRDRLSFTRRALWWHPYSEKLYNGLSAILELLYGKTLRRRLKGFWYFLTIIPRLFRSWKTGD